CAGGGAGAACATCACCTGGAAGAGGGGCGTGTGGCCCAGGCTGCGCTCCGGCTGCAGCTCGGCCACCAGCTTCTCGAAGGAAAGCTCCTGGTGCGCGTACGCGCCCAGCGTGGCCTCCCGCACCCGCCGCAGGGTCTCGCGGAAGCTCGGGTCTCCCGAGAGGTCGGTGCGCAGCACCAGGGTGTTGACGAAGAAGCCGATCAGCTCCTCGACCTCCTTCCGGGTGCGCCCCGCGATCGGGCTGCCCACGACGACGTCCTCGCTCCCGCTGTACTTGCTCAGCAGCACCTGGAAGGCGCCCAGCACCACCATGTACAATGTCGCGCCCTCGCTCCGCCCCAGCGCCTGCAGCCGCTCCAGCAGCTCGGCCGAGAGCTCCACCGGCACCGTCGCGCCCCGGTACGTCTGCACCGGCGGGCGGGGACGGTCCGTCGGCAGCTCCAGCAGCTCCGGCGCGCCCGCCAGCCGCACCCGCCAGTACGCGAGCTGCCGCTCCAGCGTCTCGCCCTCCACCTGCTCGCGCTGCCACACCGCGTAGTCGGCGTACTGCACCGCCAGCTCCGGCAGCGGCGACTCGCGCCCCTCGCGGTACGCCGCGTACAGCGCCGAAAACTCCCGGAACAGCACCCCCATGCTCCACCCGTCGCTCACGATGTGGTGCATCGCGAGCAGCAGCACGTGGTCTTCGTCGCCCAGCCGCAGCAGCGCCGCACGGAAGAGCGGTCCCGCGGCGAGGTCGAACGGCCGCGCCGCCTCCTGCCGGACCCACCGGCCGACCGCCGCCTCGCGATCCGCGTCGCCCAGCCCCGACAGGTCCTCCACCGGCAGGTGGAACCCGCCGAACGGCTGGACCACCTGCACCGGCGAGCCATCCACCTCTGCGAAGACGGTCCGCAGCACCTCGTGACGCCGCACGATTTCGCCCAGCGCCCGCTCCAGTGCCGCCCCGTCCAGGGCACCCGCCAGGCGCGCCGCGGCGGGGATGTTGTAGGCAGCGCTTCCCGGCTCCAGGCGGTCGATGAACCAGAGCCGCTCCTGCGCGAACGACAGCGGCAGCCGGCGGTCCCGGCCGGCCGGCTCGATGGGCGGAAGCTCCGACAGGTGCCCCACCAGCTTCCGGGCCCGCGCCATCTTCAGGAGCTCCAGGCGCTCGGCCGGCGTCAGTTCGGTGAGTGTCGCGACGGAGTTCATCATCTGCGGATACAGGAAACGATGGTGTGTGGAACGCGCACGGAGCCCCTCGCGCCCGGCGAAAGCGGCCGGCCGAGGGAAAACGCCGAACCCGCGGGTGGATTACGCCCGGCGGGGGCGGCTGGGCGCGCCGGCGAGCCGGCCGCCGCCCGCATGGCCGGCGAACCACGGCTCGATGCGGAGCGCGTGAGGAAAGCGGAGTTCGTGCGGCCGGCAGACGCGCGGCGGAGCGCCAGCCGCTACGCCCTCTCGTCCGGGTTCACCCGAGCGTGATGGGCGTCGATCACGTCCTGGGGCACCGGCCCGGTTACCGGCTCAACCCGCGGCACCTTCACCTCCAGCCGCTTCGCGCGCGGACCACTCGGATCGTGCTCCACAAGGCGGAAACGCGCCCTTCATCTCCCGCCTGGCAACCGACCGGGAAGTGGACGCGATCACATGGCGCCCAACCGCGCGGGATCCGGGTTGGGCTTTTGTTCCCACGGTGTCTGAATGGTAACGATGCTGATGATAACCCTCCGCATTATGTTTAGTCAA
This is a stretch of genomic DNA from Longimicrobium sp.. It encodes these proteins:
- a CDS encoding condensation domain-containing protein; the encoded protein is MMNSVATLTELTPAERLELLKMARARKLVGHLSELPPIEPAGRDRRLPLSFAQERLWFIDRLEPGSAAYNIPAAARLAGALDGAALERALGEIVRRHEVLRTVFAEVDGSPVQVVQPFGGFHLPVEDLSGLGDADREAAVGRWVRQEAARPFDLAAGPLFRAALLRLGDEDHVLLLAMHHIVSDGWSMGVLFREFSALYAAYREGRESPLPELAVQYADYAVWQREQVEGETLERQLAYWRVRLAGAPELLELPTDRPRPPVQTYRGATVPVELSAELLERLQALGRSEGATLYMVVLGAFQVLLSKYSGSEDVVVGSPIAGRTRKEVEELIGFFVNTLVLRTDLSGDPSFRETLRRVREATLGAYAHQELSFEKLVAELQPERSLGHTPLFQVMFSL